In Haloarcula limicola, the genomic stretch CCGCTTCGGTGTCGTCGCGGCCGGCGAGCATCGCGCGCTTGGTGTATTTCTGTGCGATCGGCGGGCCGGCGGCGAGGTCGGCGGCCAGTTCGAACGCGCGGTCTTCGAGTTCGCTGTTGCCGACGACCTCGTTGATGAAGCCGAAGTCGGCCATCTCCTCGGCGTCGTAGCGCTCGGCGGTGAAGATGATCTCCTTGGCGCGGCCCTCGCCGACGATGTTGGGGAGTCGCTGCGTGCCGCCCCAGCCCGGCATGATCCCGAGGTCGTGTTCGGGCTGGCCGAGTTCAGAGCGCTTCGAGGCGACGCGGAGGTCCGCACAGGTGGCCAGTTCCATTCCGCCGCCCAGCGCGTAGCCGTCGATGCCGGCGACGACCGGCATCGGGCACTCCTCCAGTTTGCCGAAGACCTCCTGTCCCTTCTTCGAGAGCTCGACGGCCTCCAGCGGCGACGCGTTGGAGGCCATCGACTGAACGTCCGCCCCGGCGGAGAACGCCTTGTCGCCGGCACCCGTCAGCAGTATCGCGCGGATCTCGTCGTCGTCGCTCAGGATGTCGATCGCGTCCGCGAGCTCGTCCATCAGCTCTCGACTGATGGTGTTCATCCGGTGGGGGCGGTCGAGCTCGATGTGGCCGACCATCTCGCCGACGTCGGCGACGTTGATGTTCTCGAACGTCGCTTCCGAGTCCTCGTCAGCGCCGTAGAACCCGCCCGCTTCGGCGGCCGAGCGCAGGCCATCGGAGACCTCGTAGCGCTCCTCGCCGGTCTCCTCGTGGACGGTCTTGAGCGTCTCGACGAGCGAGTCCAAACCGGCCTTGTCGGCGAGTTTCGCGGGGCCTTCGGGGAAGCCGCCGCCGAGCATGACCGCCTCGTCGATGTCCGCGACGGGCGCGACGTCGTTCTCGACCAGCTTGCCGACTTCGTTGGCCATCACGGCCAGCAGACGGTTCTCGACGTCCTCGCGGCCGGCGTCGGTCGGAATCTCTGCGCCGCCGTCGTCGTAGTCGTAGAAGCCCTTGCCGGTCTTCTTCCCGAGTTCCTCGCTGTCGACTTTCCGCTCTAAGAGCGGACACGGCTCGTAGGCGTCGCCGAGCATCTCGTGCATGTACTCGAGGACGTGCAGGCCAACGTCGTTGCCGACCTGGTCCGAGAGCTCGAACGACCCCATCGGGAGGCCGATGTCGAACTTCGTGGTCGAGTCGACCTCCTCGATACTGGCGACGTCGTCGTGGACGAGCCAGCAGGCCTCGTTCATCAGCGGGACGAGGATGCGGTTGACGATGAAGCCGGGCGAATCCTTGCGGACGCGGACCGGCGTCTTATCGAACGCCTCGGCGAGTTCCTCGATGGTGTCGAGCGTCTCGTCGGCGGTGTACTCCCCGGAGATGACCTCGACGAGCTGCATCCGGACCGGGGGGTTGAAGAAGTGCATCCCGCAGAACTGCTCGGGCCGTTCGGTGACTTCCGAGAGCTCGGTGATCGAGAGGCTGGAGGTGTTCGTCGCGAAGATGGCGTCGTCCTTGGCGTACTTCTCGACGTCGGTGTAGACGTCCTTCTTTATCTCCATCTTCTCGGGGACGGCCTCGATGACGACGTCGGCGTCGCTGACGGCGTCCTCGACGTCGACGAGCGCGGTGACGCGGTCGAGCGCCTGGTCCGCTTCCTCCTGGGTGAGTTGGTCCTTCTCGGCGAGCTTGTTCAGCGACCACTCGATGTTGTCGTAGCCGTCCTGGACGAACTCCTCCTTGATGTCGCGCATCTGCACTCGATAGCCGGCGAGCGCGGCGACCTCGGCGATTCCGTGACCCATGTTGCCCGCGCCGAGCACCGCGACCGTCTCGATGTCCTCGAAATCCATGACATATGTCCCCACTGCCGGCCCACGTTTCAACGTTTCTCTCACCGAAAAACCTCTGTGGAGTTTATCTCAGATTACGAATCATTAACTGAGCGTCACGTGAACACACCTCATATGGACTTCGAACTGTCCGACGAACAGCGTCAGATTCGGGACGAGGTACGGCGCTTCGTCGAGAACGAGATCGCGCCCGTCGCCACGGAGTACGACCGCGAAGAGAAGTTTCCCGGCGAGATCGTCGAGAAAGCCGCCGAGGCGGTCCAGATCCACGGCGGCGCAGGCTACGTCGACGATTTCGACGTCGAACGCTTCTACCGCGACGCGAAGATAACCCAGATCTACGAGGGGACGACCGAGATCCAGAAGAACATCATCGCCCGGGAGCTACTCGGCGAGGGAATGGTGTAGCGTGACCGTCGCGAGCAGCCAAAGCCCGGCTTACCTTCGCGGTAACGCGAGTGCAACGCCGTCACGACGGCCCTTCTCTCCGTACCCACTGGGTAACTAAGCGTCGCCCGGGCCTCTCAGAGGCCGATGACTCGACAGTCACCGCTCGACAACATGGAGACGTGGCTCGACCAGATGAGCAGGCAGTTCGAGGAAGCCGCCCAGCGGTGGGGGACCGGATTAGAGACGTGGTCGACCGAGATGCCGCTCCCCCGGATCGACCTCGTCGACGCGGACGACGAGTTCGTCGTCACCGCCGACCTGCCCGGCTTCGAGAAAGACGACGTCGACGTGTACATCACCGACCAGACGCTCAGTATCGACGCCGAACGCAGCGAAGAGGTAGACGAGTCCGAGGCGAACTACGTTCGACGCGAACGCTCTCAGAAGTCGGTCTCCCGTCGGCTCCGCCTTCCGAGCGAGGTGGACGACCAGGACGTCTCCGCTTCGATGACCAACGGCGTGCTGACGGTCCACGTCGGGAAAGCCGAACCCGTCTCCGAGGGCCACCGCATCGACATCGACTGACGGACCCTCGGCCGTCGAGCGGTCTCTGCGGTCCCCGTCCGAGACACCTTCCATTTTATGCCGCTCCGGCTACGAATATCGGGTATGTCCGCCGGGTGTTCGTCCCGCGACCGAACCGTCCGTGCGACCGCACAGCGCGCCCTCACGATCTGCTGTCGCTGTTGAGGCCTGTTCTCCGCGTCGCACCTGCTTTCGACCACCCGATACCGTATCCACGATGTTCGACATACCCACGATACTCGACACGCTCCACGAGGACGTTCGGACGGCACAGGCGAAAGACCCCGCCGCGACCAGCGCCGCGGAGGTCGTCCTCACGTATCCCGGCCTGCACGCCGTCTGGCTGTACCGCCTCGCCCACGCGCTGTGGGCCGCAGACCACCGCTTCGCCGCCCGGCTACTCTCGCACCTGGCGCGCTTTCTCACCGGCGTCGAGATCCACCCCGGCGCGGACGTCGGTGATCGGCTGTTCATCGACCACGGGATGGGTACTGTCGTCGGCGAAACAGCCGACATCGGCGACGACGTACTCATGTACCACGGCGTCACGCTCGGCGGCGCGTCGATGCGCAGAGAGAAGCGCCACCCGACGCTCGAAGACGGCGTCACCGTCGGCGCGGCCGCGACGCTCGTCGGCCCGATCACTATCGGCGAGAACGCGACGGTCGGCGCGGGAGCCGTCGTCGTCGACGACGTCCCGTCCGAGACGACCGTCATCGGGAACCCGGCGAAACCCGTCGACGAGGCCGAACACGAGCGGGACGGGACGCCCGACCCCGCGATCGTCGACGGCTGACCGCCCGACCGCCCCCGGCGTTCGGGCGGCGACGGACGACGGGGACCTACTCTGACTCGTAATCGGCCCAGATGTACTTCGTGGCCGCCGAACGGTGTGGACGCCAATCCTCTGCTATCTCACGCATCTCCTCACGAGTCATCTCTTCTCCGTCGCCGTACAATTCCTGAATACCGTTCCGTACTGCAAGGTCGCCCAACGGGAGGACGTCGGGTCGCTCCATTACGAATAGCAGGTACATTCGAGCAGTCCAATCACCGATGCCCTTGATTTCCGTGAGGCGTTCGATGATCTCCTCGTTTGAGTGGTCTGACAGCCCCTCACGGGAGTAGTCTCGTTCCTGGAAAGCCTCCGCTGCGTTCCGCATATACTCGACCTTCATCCTCGACAGTCCTGCGTCTCGGAGTTTTTCCTCATCGGCATCCAAGATACTCTCGGGTGTTACTTCCTCGTCAAGCAACTCGAATACCCGTTCTTTCACCGCTGCTGCACTTGCAGTCGAGAGTTGTTGATTGATTATCGAAATACAGAGTCGTTCAAACTCAGTCCAGTTGGGCTCGGCATACGGGTTGTGCTCTTCCA encodes the following:
- a CDS encoding DNA-3-methyladenine glycosylase family protein; the protein is MVDEAKSVLKEDPVMAELLEEHNPYAEPNWTEFERLCISIINQQLSTASAAAVKERVFELLDEEVTPESILDADEEKLRDAGLSRMKVEYMRNAAEAFQERDYSREGLSDHSNEEIIERLTEIKGIGDWTARMYLLFVMERPDVLPLGDLAVRNGIQELYGDGEEMTREEMREIAEDWRPHRSAATKYIWADYESE
- the epsC gene encoding serine O-acetyltransferase EpsC, coding for MFDIPTILDTLHEDVRTAQAKDPAATSAAEVVLTYPGLHAVWLYRLAHALWAADHRFAARLLSHLARFLTGVEIHPGADVGDRLFIDHGMGTVVGETADIGDDVLMYHGVTLGGASMRREKRHPTLEDGVTVGAAATLVGPITIGENATVGAGAVVVDDVPSETTVIGNPAKPVDEAEHERDGTPDPAIVDG
- a CDS encoding Hsp20/alpha crystallin family protein; the protein is MTRQSPLDNMETWLDQMSRQFEEAAQRWGTGLETWSTEMPLPRIDLVDADDEFVVTADLPGFEKDDVDVYITDQTLSIDAERSEEVDESEANYVRRERSQKSVSRRLRLPSEVDDQDVSASMTNGVLTVHVGKAEPVSEGHRIDID
- a CDS encoding 3-hydroxyacyl-CoA dehydrogenase/enoyl-CoA hydratase family protein produces the protein MDFEDIETVAVLGAGNMGHGIAEVAALAGYRVQMRDIKEEFVQDGYDNIEWSLNKLAEKDQLTQEEADQALDRVTALVDVEDAVSDADVVIEAVPEKMEIKKDVYTDVEKYAKDDAIFATNTSSLSITELSEVTERPEQFCGMHFFNPPVRMQLVEVISGEYTADETLDTIEELAEAFDKTPVRVRKDSPGFIVNRILVPLMNEACWLVHDDVASIEEVDSTTKFDIGLPMGSFELSDQVGNDVGLHVLEYMHEMLGDAYEPCPLLERKVDSEELGKKTGKGFYDYDDGGAEIPTDAGREDVENRLLAVMANEVGKLVENDVAPVADIDEAVMLGGGFPEGPAKLADKAGLDSLVETLKTVHEETGEERYEVSDGLRSAAEAGGFYGADEDSEATFENINVADVGEMVGHIELDRPHRMNTISRELMDELADAIDILSDDDEIRAILLTGAGDKAFSAGADVQSMASNASPLEAVELSKKGQEVFGKLEECPMPVVAGIDGYALGGGMELATCADLRVASKRSELGQPEHDLGIMPGWGGTQRLPNIVGEGRAKEIIFTAERYDAEEMADFGFINEVVGNSELEDRAFELAADLAAGPPIAQKYTKRAMLAGRDDTEAGLAVECQAFGQLFGTEDIMEGVTAFMGDGEPDFQGK
- a CDS encoding acyl-CoA dehydrogenase family protein translates to MDFELSDEQRQIRDEVRRFVENEIAPVATEYDREEKFPGEIVEKAAEAVQIHGGAGYVDDFDVERFYRDAKITQIYEGTTEIQKNIIARELLGEGMV